The Peribacillus simplex genome contains a region encoding:
- the thiM gene encoding hydroxyethylthiazole kinase, with amino-acid sequence MKVSAADLFVKVKERKPLIHQITNFVTVNDCANATLAIGGSPVMTSSPSEVADMVKLADALVLNFGTIDDKALEAMEIAGKTANTMDIPVILDPVGVGATPYRTEQAKELLSKVTFQIIRGNASEVLSLMGGDTVTRGVDSGELAISNAELAARAANKLNSIVVVSGAKDAISDGKHTSIINNGNILLTDVTGTGCMSTALIGTFSGVTDDFYSAAIAGISTMSISGELAAANLQNDEGTGTFRMRLIDAISRMDKEIWMHEVKINEEVPN; translated from the coding sequence ATGAAGGTTTCTGCAGCCGATTTATTCGTGAAGGTAAAAGAAAGAAAACCACTCATTCACCAAATCACAAACTTCGTTACGGTCAACGACTGTGCAAATGCCACCCTTGCCATCGGGGGTTCACCAGTAATGACATCGAGCCCAAGTGAAGTGGCGGATATGGTCAAATTAGCAGATGCATTGGTACTGAATTTCGGTACGATCGATGATAAAGCCTTGGAAGCGATGGAGATAGCAGGTAAGACGGCAAATACCATGGATATCCCGGTCATTTTAGACCCGGTGGGAGTTGGTGCCACCCCCTATCGTACAGAGCAGGCCAAAGAGCTCCTAAGTAAGGTTACTTTCCAAATCATTCGCGGGAATGCGAGTGAGGTCCTTTCATTGATGGGTGGGGATACCGTTACACGCGGGGTGGATTCGGGGGAACTAGCGATTAGCAATGCAGAGCTGGCTGCACGAGCAGCCAATAAATTGAATAGTATCGTCGTGGTCAGCGGAGCCAAGGATGCAATCAGCGATGGAAAACATACGTCCATCATCAACAATGGGAACATCCTTTTAACTGATGTTACAGGTACCGGTTGCATGTCCACCGCTCTTATCGGCACTTTTTCCGGAGTCACCGACGATTTCTATTCTGCGGCAATTGCCGGTATCTCAACCATGAGCATTTCAGGGGAACTAGCTGCCGCAAACCTTCAAAATGATGAAGGAACAGGAACGTTTCGTATGCGATTAATCGATGCAATATCAAGAATGGATAAGGAAATCTGGATGCATGAGGTGAAAATAAATGAAGAAGTCCCAAATTGA